Proteins encoded within one genomic window of Dehalococcoidia bacterium:
- the cysE gene encoding serine O-acetyltransferase: protein MSVLKSIRRDIDAIRERDPAAKGTLEVILAYPGFHARQMHRLAHTLHARRVPVLPRVISNFSRFATGIEIHPGATIGEGLFIDHGMGVVIGETAEIGDDCHLLQGVTLGGTSTHRTKRHPTLGSRVTVGAGAKLIGAVEVGDNARIGAGSVVVTNVPPNATVVGVPGHVVAFHDPGSETTVKLPDPEWDRIDALERHIERMDRRLRALQDKLDTLGAAAVNATTGAANEPMHLHKLREGAPDADEGDGESLPSREAIGG, encoded by the coding sequence ATGTCTGTTCTCAAGTCGATCCGAAGAGACATCGATGCCATCCGGGAGCGCGACCCGGCCGCCAAAGGCACCCTCGAGGTGATCCTGGCCTATCCTGGCTTCCACGCCCGCCAGATGCACCGCCTGGCCCACACGCTCCACGCACGGCGCGTGCCTGTCTTGCCCCGCGTCATCTCCAACTTCAGCCGCTTCGCCACCGGTATCGAGATTCATCCCGGCGCCACGATCGGCGAGGGACTCTTTATCGACCACGGCATGGGCGTCGTGATCGGTGAGACGGCCGAAATCGGCGACGACTGTCACCTTCTGCAGGGCGTCACGCTCGGCGGTACCAGCACGCACCGCACCAAGCGCCACCCGACGCTCGGGAGCCGTGTCACCGTCGGCGCCGGCGCAAAGCTCATCGGCGCCGTCGAGGTCGGGGACAACGCCCGCATTGGCGCCGGTTCCGTCGTCGTCACGAACGTGCCGCCGAACGCGACGGTGGTCGGCGTGCCCGGTCACGTCGTCGCGTTTCACGATCCGGGCAGCGAGACGACGGTGAAGCTTCCGGACCCCGAGTGGGACCGCATCGACGCGCTCGAACGTCACATCGAACGCATGGACCGACGCCTCCGCGCGCTTCAGGACAAACTCGACACGCTCGGCGCCGCCGCGGTCAATGCGACGACCGGCGCCGCGAACGAACCCATGCACCTCCACAAGCTGCGCGAGGGCGCCCCGGACGCCGATGAAGGCGATGGTGAGTCGCTTCCGAGCCGGGAGGCGATCGGCGGTTGA
- a CDS encoding GNAT family N-acetyltransferase, producing the protein MNVRSATPDDAAAITEVDVMSWRAAYRGLMPDAYLDALSVEEKAAQWARSLARERPRNKRTLVAEDEDALVGYATIGPDGESGSGLLYLMYVTPAYWRRGVGSALMAPTCDAFRQDGYRMAVLWVLRRNERARAFYERACWQIDDAATQINDYGGTKLTAVRYTLAL; encoded by the coding sequence GTGAACGTACGTTCCGCCACTCCTGATGACGCCGCAGCGATCACCGAAGTCGATGTGATGAGCTGGCGCGCCGCGTATCGCGGGCTCATGCCGGACGCATACCTCGACGCCCTGTCCGTCGAGGAAAAGGCGGCGCAATGGGCGCGGAGCCTGGCGCGTGAACGGCCGCGGAACAAGCGCACGCTGGTGGCTGAAGACGAAGACGCGCTCGTCGGCTATGCAACCATCGGCCCCGACGGCGAGTCGGGCAGCGGCCTCCTCTACCTGATGTACGTCACGCCCGCGTACTGGCGCCGCGGTGTCGGAAGCGCGCTGATGGCGCCGACGTGCGACGCATTCAGGCAGGATGGATACCGCATGGCCGTCCTGTGGGTGCTTCGTCGCAATGAACGCGCGCGCGCGTTCTACGAGCGCGCCTGCTGGCAGATTGACGATGCCGCGACGCAGATCAATGACTATGGCGGGACGAAGCTCACGGCGGTGCGGTACACGCTGGCGTTGTAA
- a CDS encoding TrkA family potassium uptake protein: MVEKKLYIILIGGGKVGFHLAKELVEANHEVLVIEMDPQTAEAIQDELGDIVMEGDGCEATVLEKAGTGRADMFLAVTGDDEDNLVACQVAKQRFNVPRTVARINNPINEELFQKLEVDITVSATSAIMAHIEPELPTHQLIPLLKLKGSGLEIVEIRIPVDSRVANRAIREVMLPYQSMIALVVGEDGQPKLPSGETVIHAGDAVVAVTLHESEEALREALMSPPPPRSF; encoded by the coding sequence GTGGTCGAAAAGAAGCTCTACATCATCCTCATCGGCGGCGGTAAGGTCGGTTTCCATCTCGCCAAGGAACTCGTCGAGGCCAATCACGAAGTACTCGTGATCGAAATGGACCCCCAGACCGCCGAGGCGATCCAGGACGAACTCGGCGACATCGTGATGGAGGGCGACGGTTGCGAAGCCACCGTCCTCGAGAAAGCCGGCACCGGCCGCGCCGATATGTTCCTCGCCGTCACCGGCGATGACGAGGACAACCTCGTTGCCTGCCAGGTCGCCAAGCAACGGTTCAACGTGCCGCGCACCGTGGCACGCATCAACAATCCGATCAACGAGGAACTCTTCCAGAAGTTGGAAGTCGATATTACGGTCAGCGCTACCTCCGCGATCATGGCGCACATCGAGCCGGAGCTCCCCACCCACCAGCTCATTCCCCTTCTGAAGCTCAAGGGCAGCGGCCTCGAGATCGTCGAGATCCGCATCCCGGTGGACTCGCGCGTCGCCAATCGCGCCATTCGCGAAGTGATGCTGCCGTATCAGTCGATGATCGCGCTGGTCGTCGGCGAAGACGGCCAGCCCAAGCTTCCCAGCGGCGAGACCGTGATCCACGCCGGCGATGCCGTGGTCGCCGTCACGCTCCACGAAAGCGAGGAGGCGCTGCGAGAGGCGCTCATGTCGCCGCCGCCGCCGCGTAGCTTTTAG
- a CDS encoding metallopeptidase TldD-related protein gives MTDSGRMAEAFFRDRYNIDGTVAADLIGVAMSRGGDHAELYFEHRQGSNITFEQQHVKTASRTTTQGVGVRVLQGDAIGYAYSEDLSRESMRRAADTAARIASRGDKAEPVDVMHYESANFYTPEAGTLSVPASDKVDLIRRADDAARAYDASIARVDVNFIDELKHVMIVTAGGRMAGDVQPLVRFNVSCLSEREGNRQNARWGGGGRMGMSYFETHTPEMLAREAARQATVLQSAIDAPAGTFPVVLAGGDSGILLHEAIGHGLEADFNRKRTSNYTDQVGNVVASELCTVVDDGTIKDSRGSINIDDEGNLPGYNVLIEDGVLKGYIQDHMSTKHFKVEPTGNGRRQSFKHYPMPRMTNTYMLAGQSAPEDIIRSVERGIYCVAFNGGQVNISNGDFVFSVTEGYMIEGGKVTAPIRNVNLIGNGPDVLRKVTAVGSDFALSDGRWTCGKDGQSVPVGVGIPTVLISGMTVGGTAIG, from the coding sequence ATGACCGACAGCGGACGCATGGCCGAGGCCTTCTTTCGCGACCGCTACAACATCGATGGGACCGTGGCCGCTGACCTGATCGGCGTCGCGATGAGCCGGGGCGGCGACCACGCGGAGTTGTATTTCGAGCACCGCCAGGGCTCGAACATCACGTTCGAGCAGCAGCACGTGAAGACGGCGAGCCGCACGACCACGCAGGGCGTCGGCGTGCGCGTGTTGCAGGGCGACGCCATCGGCTATGCGTACAGCGAGGACCTGAGCCGCGAGTCGATGCGCCGCGCCGCCGACACGGCCGCACGCATTGCATCGCGCGGCGACAAGGCAGAGCCGGTCGATGTGATGCACTACGAGTCGGCCAACTTCTACACGCCCGAAGCGGGTACGCTCAGCGTCCCTGCCTCCGACAAGGTCGACCTGATCCGCCGCGCCGATGACGCTGCGCGCGCCTACGACGCGAGCATCGCGCGGGTCGATGTCAACTTCATCGACGAGTTGAAGCACGTGATGATCGTGACCGCCGGCGGCCGCATGGCGGGCGACGTGCAGCCGCTCGTGCGCTTCAACGTGTCGTGCCTCTCCGAGCGGGAAGGCAACCGTCAGAACGCGCGCTGGGGCGGCGGTGGCCGCATGGGCATGTCGTACTTCGAGACGCACACGCCGGAGATGCTCGCGCGGGAAGCGGCGCGCCAGGCGACGGTGCTGCAATCCGCCATCGACGCGCCGGCGGGCACATTTCCGGTCGTGTTGGCCGGCGGCGACAGCGGCATCCTGCTGCACGAGGCGATCGGTCACGGACTGGAGGCGGACTTCAACCGCAAGCGCACGAGCAACTACACGGATCAGGTCGGCAACGTCGTCGCGTCCGAGTTGTGCACTGTCGTCGACGACGGCACGATCAAGGACAGCCGAGGCTCCATCAATATCGATGACGAAGGCAACCTGCCCGGCTACAACGTGCTTATCGAAGATGGCGTGCTCAAGGGCTACATCCAGGATCACATGAGCACGAAGCACTTCAAGGTCGAACCGACGGGCAACGGCCGCCGGCAGTCGTTCAAGCACTATCCCATGCCGCGCATGACGAACACCTACATGCTGGCGGGACAGTCGGCGCCGGAGGACATCATCCGCTCCGTCGAGCGCGGCATCTATTGCGTCGCGTTCAACGGCGGCCAGGTGAACATCAGCAACGGCGACTTCGTGTTCAGCGTCACCGAGGGGTACATGATCGAGGGCGGCAAGGTCACCGCGCCGATCCGGAACGTGAACCTCATCGGCAACGGGCCGGACGTGTTACGCAAGGTGACCGCAGTCGGCAGCGACTTCGCGCTGAGCGATGGTCGCTGGACCTGCGGCAAGGACGGTCAGTCCGTCCCCGTCGGCGTCGGCATCCCGACGGTGTTGATCAGTGGAATGACGGTCGGTGGAACAGCCATAGGCTAG
- the pheA gene encoding prephenate dehydratase: MKRVARAAYFGPAGTNTEVAALRLYRDVELVPLPTIPAVARAVQTRDVDAGVVPIENSLQGTVTDTVDELIHDAGLAVCAEVVLPIEHCLMVQPGLDRSTIRVIYSHPQSLGQCRHYLEANFPETRTEAALSNAAAVEIAMKTPESAAIGPARAADIYGAQILERGIEDSRVNKTRFIALAAEGAAPTGDDKTSIAFAVAHDRPGTLVSVLHEFSDRAINMTKIESRPSGEELGVYIFLVDIEGHRDEPMIAQALAAVKEQAAYFTIFGSYPAWRDAPNP, translated from the coding sequence GTGAAACGCGTCGCCCGCGCCGCCTACTTCGGACCCGCCGGTACGAACACGGAAGTGGCCGCGCTGCGCCTGTACCGGGACGTCGAACTCGTGCCGTTGCCCACGATTCCGGCCGTCGCACGCGCCGTCCAGACACGCGATGTCGACGCCGGCGTCGTGCCGATCGAAAACAGCCTGCAAGGCACCGTGACCGATACCGTCGACGAACTCATCCACGATGCCGGCCTCGCCGTCTGCGCCGAGGTCGTGCTGCCGATTGAACACTGCCTCATGGTGCAACCCGGGCTCGACCGCTCGACGATCCGCGTCATCTACTCCCACCCGCAATCACTCGGACAATGCCGCCATTACCTCGAAGCGAACTTTCCTGAAACCCGCACCGAAGCCGCGCTGTCGAACGCCGCCGCCGTCGAAATCGCAATGAAGACGCCGGAGTCGGCGGCGATCGGCCCCGCCCGCGCCGCCGACATCTATGGCGCCCAGATCCTCGAGCGCGGTATCGAGGACTCGCGCGTGAACAAGACGCGCTTTATCGCGCTCGCCGCCGAGGGCGCCGCGCCGACTGGCGACGACAAAACGTCCATCGCCTTCGCTGTCGCCCACGACCGGCCTGGCACGCTCGTCAGCGTGTTGCATGAGTTCTCCGACCGCGCGATCAATATGACCAAGATCGAGTCACGGCCGTCCGGCGAAGAACTCGGCGTCTACATTTTCCTCGTCGACATCGAGGGGCACCGTGATGAGCCGATGATCGCGCAGGCGCTCGCCGCCGTGAAGGAGCAGGCCGCCTACTTCACGATCTTCGGTTCGTACCCCGCCTGGCGCGACGCCCCGAATCCCTGA
- a CDS encoding universal stress protein: MAGSDPTAGVRSILVPVDGSPASLDAVLLACSIAKRNKGKVYAVHVIEVKRSLPLDAELTDEAAAGEDVLTRAERAAAEADFRIDGELLQAREAGHAIVDEAMERAVDLILMGSEHKAPLGEYQMGRLTQYVLRAAPCSVWLWRHPVRE; the protein is encoded by the coding sequence TTGGCTGGATCTGATCCCACCGCCGGCGTCCGCTCGATCCTCGTTCCGGTCGACGGTTCCCCTGCTAGCCTCGATGCGGTCCTGCTCGCCTGCTCGATCGCCAAGCGCAACAAGGGCAAGGTCTACGCCGTCCACGTCATCGAGGTGAAGCGGTCCCTGCCACTCGATGCCGAACTCACCGACGAGGCCGCCGCCGGCGAGGATGTCCTCACACGCGCCGAGCGCGCCGCGGCCGAGGCCGACTTCCGCATCGATGGCGAATTGCTGCAGGCCCGCGAGGCGGGCCATGCCATCGTCGATGAGGCCATGGAGCGCGCCGTCGACCTGATTCTCATGGGCTCGGAACACAAGGCGCCGCTCGGTGAGTACCAGATGGGTCGCTTGACACAATATGTACTGCGCGCCGCTCCCTGCAGCGTCTGGCTCTGGCGTCACCCCGTACGAGAATGA
- the cysS gene encoding cysteine--tRNA ligase encodes MRFTNTLTRQLEDFTPQGDVVSLYVCGVTPYDVSHIGHAMSYVVFDVLKRYLVWRGYKVKHVQNFTDIDDRIIERANRRDMSTDALVEKFVNAYLDDMRDLNIVPPDAYPYATREVPEMIEIIKGLIDKGFAYEASSPQSEWSDVYYRVSAKSDYGKLAHRTQDSLLAGARIEPGEQKENPADFALWKGAKAGEPSWDSPWGRGRPGWHIECSAMSLKYLGPQIDIHGGGEDLIFPHHENEIAQTEAYTDNPPFVRYWLHNAWVKMGDEKMSKSLGNFVTIRDALDKVGADALRLWTLTSHYRKPLTFSEDTLDAAKHGADRLQTAARTPSFDGEGAIEIAAFRQRFIDAMDDDLNTPQALAVLFDLAKEINRARDEGKGVATAQGALLELADVLGMRLEQSERSIEAAPFVDLLVQIRNELRAAKQFQLADRVREGLAELDIVLEDSPDGTSWKPA; translated from the coding sequence ATCCGCTTCACGAACACGCTCACCCGTCAGCTCGAAGACTTCACACCGCAGGGCGATGTCGTGTCGCTGTACGTCTGCGGCGTCACCCCCTACGACGTCTCGCATATCGGCCACGCCATGAGCTACGTCGTGTTCGACGTGCTCAAGCGCTACCTCGTCTGGCGTGGCTACAAGGTTAAGCACGTCCAGAACTTCACGGACATCGACGACCGCATCATCGAGCGCGCCAACCGTCGCGACATGAGCACCGACGCCCTCGTCGAAAAGTTCGTGAACGCCTACCTCGATGACATGCGCGACCTCAACATCGTCCCGCCTGACGCCTACCCGTACGCCACCCGTGAAGTCCCCGAGATGATCGAGATCATCAAGGGCCTCATCGACAAGGGTTTTGCCTACGAGGCGTCGTCACCGCAGAGCGAGTGGTCGGACGTCTACTATCGCGTCTCGGCGAAGAGCGACTACGGCAAGCTCGCGCATCGCACCCAGGATTCGCTGCTCGCCGGCGCCCGCATCGAGCCCGGGGAGCAAAAGGAGAACCCGGCGGACTTCGCGTTGTGGAAGGGCGCCAAGGCGGGCGAGCCTTCATGGGACAGTCCGTGGGGCAGAGGCCGTCCTGGCTGGCACATCGAATGCTCCGCCATGTCGCTGAAGTACCTCGGTCCGCAGATCGATATCCACGGCGGCGGCGAAGACCTGATCTTCCCCCACCACGAGAACGAGATCGCCCAGACGGAGGCGTACACCGATAACCCGCCCTTTGTCCGCTACTGGTTGCACAACGCCTGGGTGAAGATGGGCGACGAGAAAATGAGCAAGTCGCTCGGTAACTTCGTCACCATCCGCGATGCGCTCGACAAGGTCGGCGCCGATGCCCTGCGGCTCTGGACCCTTACGTCGCACTACCGCAAACCGCTTACATTCTCGGAAGACACGCTCGACGCGGCGAAACACGGCGCGGACCGGCTGCAAACCGCCGCGCGTACACCCTCGTTCGACGGCGAGGGCGCCATCGAGATCGCTGCCTTTCGTCAGCGCTTCATCGATGCGATGGACGACGATCTGAACACGCCGCAGGCCCTGGCCGTGCTATTCGACCTGGCGAAGGAAATCAACCGGGCGCGAGACGAAGGCAAGGGCGTCGCGACCGCCCAGGGCGCCCTGCTCGAACTGGCCGATGTGCTCGGCATGCGGCTCGAACAGAGTGAGCGCAGCATCGAGGCTGCGCCGTTCGTCGACCTGCTCGTGCAAATTCGCAACGAGTTGCGCGCGGCAAAACAGTTTCAGCTCGCCGACCGCGTGCGCGAAGGCCTCGCCGAGCTTGATATCGTGCTTGAAGACTCGCCCGACGGCACAAGCTGGAAGCCCGCCTGA
- a CDS encoding HDIG domain-containing metalloprotein, whose product MPNVTRRSISLGAAAVFGVALATLLLIALFPVFPRQLNIRTDDIASRTVRAPKTVSFVSEFLTEQRREEAATAVQPSRVFDPGVRTAQVNAYDQLTAQVTQIRALTDETRKRDSLAGLGLSPRSVDAVIALPDERWQQVAAEGRRVLGEELNVSLDESAATQAKDTVDSRISVDFFADEALLTAELVRPLVATTLAVDDEQTARARESARAAVPAERVNVEDGDVIVATGTRVDEVAIEKLRATGLLSSTVEWRNVFAVAIVSSIAAFIVAGYIFVMQPGGITSERHMIALALVMMVPLMVAKFYLPLVIPDDDRHFLAYILPVAASPILIAALLETDVAVVVSAIIGALVAFVSALIPDVSLITTVGALDTFRILAVYGLAPMAGVYLVHRAERLNRYLSAGIAVAGVSYLALLATWFTDTDREAMDLAWMALSASVGGVSAGILGAGAFVTVGVLFGVTTRVQLMELSQLNAPLLRRLQDEAPGTFHHSVIVGNLAERAADLVGADPLLARVGCYYHDIGKVLQPGMYIENQMGGASPHEEMTPEESAASIQQHVVRGLELARHARLPARVQAFIPEHHGTRLVTYFYRTAAEKDPSIDPALFQYPGPRPQTKETAIVMLADSTEALIRSASERSPEQIDRMVEEVIAERLSEGQLDDSDLTLRDLRTIAESFKSTMRAVYHPRVQYPEPTPMEERRRMLRIPMRSPAPRPQPPDDQRRRRRRRYEI is encoded by the coding sequence GTGCCTAACGTGACCCGGCGCAGCATCAGCCTCGGCGCGGCCGCGGTGTTCGGCGTGGCGCTCGCGACGCTGTTGCTGATCGCGCTGTTTCCGGTCTTCCCGCGCCAACTCAACATCCGCACCGACGACATCGCTTCGCGGACGGTGCGCGCTCCGAAGACGGTCTCGTTCGTCAGTGAATTCCTGACGGAGCAGCGGCGTGAGGAAGCGGCGACGGCCGTCCAGCCTTCGCGGGTCTTCGACCCGGGAGTGCGCACGGCTCAGGTGAACGCCTACGATCAGTTGACCGCCCAAGTGACGCAGATCCGCGCGCTCACGGACGAGACGCGCAAACGTGATTCGTTGGCAGGGCTCGGGCTTTCGCCGCGCAGCGTCGATGCGGTGATCGCGCTGCCGGACGAGCGCTGGCAGCAGGTCGCCGCCGAGGGACGCCGCGTGCTGGGCGAAGAACTGAACGTCTCGCTGGATGAATCTGCGGCGACGCAGGCAAAAGACACCGTAGATTCGCGCATCAGCGTCGACTTCTTTGCCGATGAGGCGCTGCTGACGGCGGAACTCGTGCGGCCGCTCGTCGCGACGACGCTCGCCGTGGACGATGAGCAGACGGCGCGGGCGCGGGAGTCGGCGCGGGCCGCGGTCCCCGCCGAACGCGTGAACGTCGAGGACGGTGACGTGATCGTCGCGACCGGCACGCGGGTCGATGAAGTGGCGATCGAGAAACTGCGCGCGACGGGCCTGCTTTCGAGCACGGTCGAGTGGCGCAACGTGTTCGCGGTGGCGATCGTGTCGAGCATCGCGGCGTTCATCGTGGCCGGCTACATCTTCGTCATGCAGCCGGGCGGGATCACATCCGAGCGCCACATGATCGCGCTGGCGCTGGTGATGATGGTGCCGCTGATGGTGGCGAAGTTTTACCTGCCGCTGGTGATCCCCGACGACGACCGGCACTTCCTGGCGTACATCCTGCCCGTTGCGGCGTCTCCTATTCTGATCGCGGCGTTGCTGGAGACGGATGTCGCCGTCGTCGTTTCGGCGATCATCGGCGCGCTGGTGGCGTTCGTCAGCGCGTTAATCCCCGACGTGTCGCTCATCACCACCGTCGGCGCCCTCGATACGTTCCGCATCCTCGCGGTGTACGGGCTTGCACCGATGGCAGGCGTCTACTTGGTACACCGCGCCGAGCGCCTGAACCGCTATCTCAGCGCAGGCATCGCCGTCGCCGGCGTGTCGTACCTGGCGCTGCTCGCGACGTGGTTCACGGATACCGACCGCGAGGCCATGGACCTCGCGTGGATGGCGCTCTCGGCAAGCGTCGGGGGTGTGAGCGCCGGGATCCTCGGCGCGGGCGCGTTCGTGACCGTAGGCGTGCTGTTCGGCGTGACGACGCGTGTGCAGCTGATGGAGCTGTCACAGCTCAACGCACCGTTGCTGCGGCGCCTGCAAGACGAGGCGCCGGGCACGTTCCACCACAGCGTGATCGTCGGCAACCTGGCGGAGCGGGCGGCGGACCTCGTGGGTGCAGACCCGTTGCTGGCGCGCGTCGGGTGCTATTACCACGACATCGGCAAGGTGCTGCAACCTGGCATGTACATCGAGAACCAGATGGGCGGCGCCAGCCCACACGAAGAGATGACGCCGGAAGAGAGCGCCGCATCGATCCAGCAACACGTGGTGCGGGGGCTGGAGCTTGCGCGCCATGCACGGTTGCCGGCGCGCGTACAGGCGTTCATTCCGGAGCACCACGGCACGCGGCTCGTCACGTATTTCTATCGCACGGCGGCGGAGAAGGATCCTTCGATCGATCCGGCGCTGTTTCAGTATCCGGGGCCGCGTCCGCAGACGAAGGAGACGGCGATCGTCATGCTCGCCGACTCGACGGAAGCGCTGATCCGCAGCGCGTCGGAGCGTTCGCCGGAGCAGATCGACCGGATGGTGGAGGAGGTCATCGCCGAGCGTCTGTCCGAGGGCCAGCTCGATGACAGCGACCTGACGCTGCGCGACCTGCGCACGATCGCCGAGTCGTTCAAATCGACGATGCGCGCGGTCTACCATCCGCGCGTGCAATATCCGGAGCCGACGCCGATGGAAGAGCGACGCCGCATGCTGCGCATCCCGATGCGGTCGCCGGCGCCGCGGCCGCAACCGCCGGACGACCAGCGCCGTCGCCGGCGACGGCGATACGAGATCTAG
- a CDS encoding TldD/PmbA family protein yields the protein MNEDLRSVASDIVEKARARGADEADAYIRSGVESSVSVRMGELEKLIEAGSRSVSIRVIKDKRTAVCNTSDLTPKALDELVQTAVELAKISEPDEFAGLPDKADLASDVDIALQLYDERIESLTVEEMKDIVLRAEQAAFDFDKRINNSEGADFGAERGLVVLANSLGFAGSFPYTAASFSVQVMADDEDGKKRNDYWYSAERLIHRLSSPEEVGRRAAARAVRKIGARKVSTREVPVVWDPVTAAGLAGVVSNAASGEALFKRSTFLADREGEAIASPLLNVVSDARLPAQLGSRPFDGEGVATRRNQLVTDGVFQHFLFDSYYARRLGRKTTGSAVRSGDAISIGGGNLVLEAGATAPEEIIGSVQDGLYLTTLMGFGINVTTGDFSRGAAGIWIENGELTYPVTEINVSGNLKDMLRDIEAVGSDLTWLAGTAAPTIKMARLTVSGL from the coding sequence ATGAACGAAGACCTGCGCTCCGTCGCGAGCGACATCGTCGAGAAGGCGCGCGCGCGCGGCGCCGACGAGGCCGACGCCTATATCCGAAGCGGCGTCGAGTCGTCGGTCAGCGTCCGCATGGGCGAGCTGGAGAAGCTGATCGAAGCGGGATCGCGCTCGGTTTCGATCCGCGTCATCAAGGACAAGCGGACGGCGGTCTGCAACACGTCGGACCTGACGCCGAAAGCGCTCGACGAACTCGTGCAGACCGCCGTCGAGCTGGCGAAGATCAGCGAGCCGGACGAGTTCGCCGGCCTGCCCGACAAGGCAGACCTTGCGTCCGACGTCGACATCGCGCTGCAGCTTTATGACGAGCGTATTGAGTCGCTAACTGTCGAGGAAATGAAGGACATCGTCCTGCGCGCGGAGCAGGCGGCATTCGACTTCGACAAGCGGATCAACAACTCGGAGGGCGCGGACTTCGGCGCCGAGCGCGGGCTCGTCGTGCTGGCGAACAGCCTGGGATTCGCCGGCAGCTTTCCGTACACCGCCGCCAGCTTCAGCGTGCAGGTCATGGCCGACGACGAAGACGGCAAGAAGCGCAACGACTACTGGTACAGCGCCGAACGCCTCATCCATCGGCTGTCGTCGCCCGAGGAAGTGGGACGCCGCGCCGCCGCTCGCGCAGTGCGCAAGATCGGCGCCCGCAAGGTCAGCACGCGCGAGGTGCCGGTCGTGTGGGATCCGGTCACCGCGGCGGGGCTGGCCGGCGTCGTGTCGAACGCGGCGAGCGGCGAAGCGCTGTTCAAGCGATCGACGTTTCTCGCCGACCGCGAGGGCGAAGCGATCGCATCGCCGCTGCTGAACGTCGTGTCCGACGCGCGGCTGCCGGCACAACTCGGCTCGCGCCCGTTCGACGGCGAAGGCGTGGCGACGCGTCGCAACCAGCTCGTCACGGACGGCGTCTTTCAGCACTTCCTGTTCGACAGCTATTACGCGCGCCGTCTCGGCCGCAAGACGACGGGGAGCGCCGTGCGCTCCGGCGACGCGATCTCGATCGGCGGCGGCAACCTGGTGCTCGAAGCGGGCGCGACGGCGCCGGAGGAGATCATCGGCTCCGTGCAGGACGGGCTGTACCTGACGACGCTCATGGGCTTCGGCATCAACGTGACGACGGGGGACTTCTCGCGCGGGGCCGCCGGCATCTGGATCGAAAACGGCGAGTTGACCTATCCCGTCACCGAAATCAACGTCTCGGGCAATCTGAAGGACATGCTGCGCGACATCGAGGCGGTCGGCTCCGACCTGACGTGGCTCGCCGGCACCGCGGCGCCGACGATCAAGATGGCGCGTCTCACCGTGAGCGGACTCTGA
- a CDS encoding TrkA family potassium uptake protein, whose product MKVVIMGCGRVGAALAVDLDREGNDVLVLDTDSSAFRFLPDDFSGSTYVGSGIDIDTLRKIGVEKSDVFVSATRGDNRNVMAAQMARHIFGVKVVASRVFDPLREEMYRYMGVRTINPTRVQAKRLKRIIEAPSDEESINIAREFIEKDGD is encoded by the coding sequence ATGAAAGTCGTGATCATGGGCTGCGGCCGCGTCGGCGCCGCGCTCGCCGTGGACCTCGACCGCGAAGGCAACGATGTGCTGGTGCTCGATACCGACTCCAGCGCCTTCCGCTTCCTCCCGGACGACTTCTCCGGATCGACCTACGTCGGCAGCGGCATCGACATCGACACGCTGCGCAAGATCGGTGTCGAAAAGTCCGACGTCTTCGTCAGCGCGACGCGCGGTGACAACCGCAACGTCATGGCCGCGCAGATGGCACGGCACATCTTCGGCGTCAAGGTCGTCGCGAGCCGCGTCTTCGACCCCCTGCGCGAGGAGATGTACCGCTACATGGGCGTGCGCACCATCAACCCCACCCGCGTCCAGGCGAAGCGCCTCAAGCGCATCATCGAGGCGCCCTCCGACGAAGAATCCATCAACATCGCTCGCGAGTTCATCGAAAAGGACGGCGACTGA